From Algoriphagus sp. NG3, the proteins below share one genomic window:
- a CDS encoding helix-turn-helix transcriptional regulator, with protein sequence MKNTIKVERARHNMTQQDLAEKVSVSRQTINSIEAGKYVPSTVLALKISAVFGVKLEDVFELEEGD encoded by the coding sequence ATGAAAAATACTATAAAAGTAGAACGTGCCCGGCATAATATGACCCAGCAAGACTTGGCTGAAAAAGTCAGCGTTTCCAGACAAACGATCAACAGTATTGAGGCGGGCAAGTACGTGCCTTCGACAGTTCTTGCCTTGAAGATTTCAGCTGTTTTTGGGGTTAAGCTGGAAGATGTTTTTGAATTGGAAGAAGGGGATTAG